A single window of Phyllostomus discolor isolate MPI-MPIP mPhyDis1 chromosome 13, mPhyDis1.pri.v3, whole genome shotgun sequence DNA harbors:
- the YDJC gene encoding carbohydrate deacetylase, which yields MSWPRVQLVVTADDFGYCPRRDEGIVEAFLSGAVTSVSLLVNGAAAESAAELARRHKIPIGLHANLSEGRPVGPARRGASSLLGPEGFFLGKMGFREAVAAGDVALSQVREELEAQLCRFQELLGRKPTHVDGHQHVHVLPGVCQVFAEVLQAHGVLFTRLPLERGLGSCTWLEAPARAFACTVECDALAAVGPFSRRGLRWTDIFVGLSTCGRHMSAHRVSGALTRALEGTPTGHCLTAELMTHPGYPSVPPAGGCGEGPDAFSCSWERLHELRVLTEPTLQTRLAQDGVQVCALHDLDSKRPREGIPGEATLETFLESSQL from the exons ATGTCTTGGCCGCGCGTGCAGCTGGTGGTCACCGCGGACGACTTTGGTTACTGCCCGCGGCGGGATGAGGGCATCGTAGAGGCCTTCCTATCCGGGGCTGTGACCAGCGTGTCCCTACTGGTCAACGGCGCGGCGGCGGAGAGCGCTGCGGAACTGGCCCGCAG GCACAAAATCCCCATCGGACTCCACGCCAACCTGTCCGAGGGCCGCCCCGTGGGCCCGGCTCGCCGTGGCGCCTCCTCGCTGCTCGGGCCCGAAGGCTTCTTCCTGGGCAAGATGGGATTTCGGGAGGCCGTAGCGGCCGGAGATGTGGCCTTGTCCCAG GTGCGGGAAGAGCTGGAGGCCCAGCTGTGCCGCTTCCAGGAATTACTGGGCAGGAAACCCACTCACGTGGACGGGCATCAGCACGTGCACGTGCTCCCAG GCGTGTGCCAGGTGTTTGCAGAGGTACTGCAGGCCCATGGGGTGCTCTTCACTCGGCTGCCTCTGGAGCGCGGACTGGGCAGCTGTACTTGGCTCGAGGCGCCGGCGCGTGCCTTTGCTTGCACGGTGGAGTGTGACGCCCTGGCAGCCGTGGGTCCCTTTTCCCGCAGAGGCCTAAG GTGGACCGATATCTTCGTGGGCCTGAGCACCTGCGGCCGGCATATGTCGGCTCATCGCGTGTCAGGGGCCCTGACTCGGGCCCTGGAAGGTACACCCACAGGTCACTGCCTGACAGCCGAGCTGATGACCCACCCAGGCTACCCCAGTGTGCCACCAGCTGGAGGATGCGGTGAGGGCCCTGATGCCTTTTCCTGCTCTTGGGAGCGGCTGCATGAGCTGCGTGTCCTCACCGAACCCACACTGCAGACCCGGCTTGCCCAGGATGGCGTGCAGGTCTGTGCCCTCCATGACCTAGACTCCAAGAGACCCAGGGAAGGGATCCCTGGCGAAGCCACTCTGGAAACCTTCCTGGAGTCCTCTCAACTGTGA
- the UBE2L3 gene encoding ubiquitin-conjugating enzyme E2 L3 isoform X2, with the protein MAASRRLMKDNPPYDKGAFRIEINFPAEYPFKPPKITFKTKIYHPNIDEKGQVCLPVISAENWKPATKTDQVIQSLIALVNDPQPEHPLRADLAEEYSKDRKKFCKNAEEFTKKYGEKRPVD; encoded by the exons GACAACCCTCCATATGATAAGGGGGCCTTCAGAATCGAAATCAACTTTCCAGCAGAGTACCCATTCAAACCACCGAAGAtcacatttaaaacaaagatCTATCACCCCAACATCGATGAAAAGGGACAGGTCTGTCTGCCAGTAATTAGTGCTGAAAACTGGAAGCCAGCAACCAAAACCGACCAAG TAATCCAGTCCCTCATAGCACTGGTGAACGACCCCCAGCCCGAGCACCCTCTTCGGGCTGACCTAGCTGAAGAATACTCTAAGGACCGTAAAAAATTCTGTAAGAACGCTGAAGagtttacaaagaaatatgggGAAAAGCGACCTGTGGACTAA